The following nucleotide sequence is from Treponema pectinovorum.
CAACTGTAAAATTTGTTCCTGTTACAGTAGGAATTACAGTAGATAACAAAACAGAAATTTCACAAGGCTTAAAAGTCGGTGATGAAATCGTAATCAAGGGAATGTCCCTTTTGAGCGACGGTGCAAAGGTAAACGTAACTTTCAGCCGTCAAGCAGAATAGTTGCAATCATTATTGGAGATTTATATGACCTTTTCCGAAAAGTGTGTAAATAAACCCGTAACAACCCAACTGTTGTTTATTCTTGCAATAGTTTTGGGTATTTTTTGTACGACACAACTTCCTGTAGATATGTATCCAGATATGGATTTGCCTTATATGCTTGTCTACACTTCTTACGATAACGCAGGTCCTGAAGAAGTTGAGCAGAGCGTTACCGCGACTTTGGAAAGTTCTCTTTCTGGTGTTTCCGGGCTAAAGAAAATACAGTCGCGTTCTATGGCTGGAATTTCTTTTATATTTCTTGAATTCAATTACGGAACGAATTTGGATGCTGCCGGTGGAGATGTTCGTGACAAAATTGATATGGTCCGCAACTATCTGCCAAAATCCGCAAATTCTCCTGTAACAATAAAAATCGATCCTTCGATGATTCCTATAATGACTTTGGCATTGCGGGGCGAGCGTACTCCAGAAGAACTGAGGGCTTTGGCAAAGGATACGATAAAACCAAAACTTGAACAGATAGATGGAATTGCATCTGCTACAATTTCTGGCGGAAGAGAAAGTTCAATAAATGTTGATATTCCTCGCGACAGACTCGAAGCCTATGGTCTTACTATAAGTTCCATTGCGCAGATGATTGGCGTTCAAAATATTCAGTCTTCTGGCGGAACTATAACTTCTGGCGATATAAATTATACGATTAAAAACGATGGAAAATACAAAACTATTGCAGACCTCGAAAACACTGTAATTTCATATAAAGCAGGTTCTGATTATGCATTAAAAACAATCAGACTTAGAGATATAGCAGATGTTTACGAAGGCTATAAAGATGAATCCACCTTGGCGTATTTGGACGGAAATCCCTGTGTAATGATAACCCTTACAAAGCAGTCTGGAAAAAATTCCGTTTCTGCTGCGGAGAATGTAAGAAAGCAAATTTTAAAATTAAAAGAAGAATTGCCAGAAAGCATAGAACTCTTGGAAACTTCTAACACTGTTGATGTAATCTCTCAGACTATATCTGAAGTAGTAAACTCAGTAGTTCAAGGGGCATTGCTTGCAATCGCTGTTTTGTTTATATTTTTGCGTTCTGTAAAATCAACTTTAATCGTTGGACTTTCAATTCCTCTTTCAGTATTGATAACTTTGATCTGTATGTATCTGTGGGGAATTTCCATAAATATGATTTCGATGGCAGGACTTTTGCTTGGCATTGGTATGTTGGTTGATAACTCAATCGTCGTTTTGGAGAATATCTATTCTTATATTCAACGAGACGCAAAACCTAGAGTTGCAGCAGTTTTAGGTTCTCAGGAAATGATAACTTCAATAATGGGTTCAACTTTAACAACCGTTTGTATATTTTTGCCGATGCTCGTATTCAAGAAAAAACTTGGAATGATGGGGCAGATGTTTAACGATTTGGCTTACTCCATAATTTTTTCACTTCTATCATCTTTGCTTGTCGCAATCGCACTTGTTCCTGTTATGTGTTCAAAATATGTAAAAAAAGTTGGAGCAAAACGAAACGAAAGTTCAAAATTCACCTATGGAGCAAACAAAATATTGGGAGATTTTTTTGAACGCCTCGATGAAAAATATGCAAAAGGCGTAACTTTCGTTTTACATCACAAAAAGATGTGCATTTTTTCGATAATGGGGCTTTTTGTAATTTCGATGGTTGCTATAAAATTCATCGGATTTATCTTTATGCCTGCCGCGGCGTCAAACACTGTAACAGTTGAATTTGAATTTCCAAAAGGAACAAAGCTTTCTGTAACAGAAGATACTCTGCGAGAATTTGAAAATTCGGCTTTAAAAGAGTTAAACGGAATAAAATATACAACTGTAAGCGTTGGCGGAACAAGCGTGATGTCTTCCACTTCCGAAACAAATAAGGGCTCTGTAACTTTTTCTCTTTACGAACCAAAAGATAGAAAATCGGGTTATGAAAGTGAAAAAACTGCAAAGTCTAAGCTCAGAAAATATTTTACGATGTATCCAGGCGTTTCTGTTCAGTTTGGAACGAATGCAAACAGACCTTCAAAGTCTTCTGGTGTTTCTGTAGATGTAAAATCCGACGACTTGAATAAAGTTATGAGCACTGCAAGACAAATTGCGAATTTACTAAAAGAAAAGGGCAGCGAGTGGGTTAGCGAAGTTAATTCTGAACTTGAAGATGGACTTCCACAGGCAAACATCATTTTTGACCGAGAGCGAATGCAGGAGTTTGGGTTAAATATTGCTTCTGTAGGTTCTGAAATTTCGGGTGTAATAAGTGGAACTACAGCAAGTCGCTTTACAAAAAATGGTGATGACATAGATGTTATAGTTCGTGTTTCAGAAAAAGATAGAGGTAGACTTTCGGACTTGGATTCTATATCGATGGTAACATCCAATGGAAATCGCATTCCTCTTTCAAGTTTTGCACACTATGAAGAAGCAAAGGCGCCTGTAACAATTTACCGCGAAAATCAAGCGCGCGTAATCCACGTAACAGCAAATCCAGTGGAAGGACTTTCTATTGCGGACGTTCAACGCAAGGTTGAAAAACTTATAGGCGAAAATGTTGCAAAAGAAGAAGGAGTCATGATTTCTTATTCGGGCGACCTTGAAGACATGATTGATGCTGTAAAGAATTTTGGGCTTATCATTATACTTGCAGCCTTTTTGGTTTTTATCGTTATGGCTTCTCAATTTGAATCGATACTCGATCCATTTATCGTAATTTTGACGATTCCGCTTTCGTTTATTGGTGTAATCACAATCTACGCGATAACGAGAAATCAACTCAATGTCGTAACGATTATGGGTATGCTGGTTCTTGTAGGAACAATCGTAAATAACGGAATTGTACTTGTCGATTATACAAATCTTTTGCGCAAAAGAGGCTTAGAACTTGAAGAAGCGTGCGTTCAAGCGGCGCGAAATCGTTTGCGTCCAATTTTGATGTCCACTTTAACAACTGTAATTTCGCTCATGCCAATGGCATTTTTCCCAGGCGAAGGTTCATCTTCAATGCAGCCAATTTCGCTTACGGTATTTGGCGGAATGACATTTGGTTCAATAATGACGCTTTTCTTAATGCCTTCAATCTACTTTATATTCAACAATCGTCGCCTAAAAAAAGCGGCAAAAAAAGCGGAAAAACAAAAAGCCTTAGAAGCAAAAATTGAACAAAACAGTTAGCTTTTATTTGGATAGAACCTTGCGATATAAATTGAATATGCAGGTTTTATCCATTTATATTGCAATTTTAATTGGATGGTTTAGCAGAGTTCAAAACGCAAATCACGAAACTTGCCAAAACCGGAATTCAAAATTTTTCCTTAGTTTTAAGGAGGACGATGTGGGTTATCTTGAAAATATACGAAAACATGCAGGAAAATTGACCAGACTTGAGTTGATTTTTTCGCAGGCGCTGGAAGAAGATTTTGTTGCGGAATTTAAAGAAAAAAAACTTGCAGCACGGTATACAAAAATTGCAAATGTGATGGGTGCAGGATATTCAAATCCGCGCTTAGGTGATGCAATTTGGCCACAACTAAACATCATGTATATAATTTATTGCTCAGAAGAAGAGGCGCAAAAAATTATCGAAATTTGCCAATCTCTAAGAGAAAAATACATATCGGAAGGTATCGCTTGTTTTAAAAGCACTTCTGAAGAAGTGTGATATAGGTTTTTATTCAATTTTTACAGGTTTTACAGAAAAAGACATTTTGGAGTAATTTTGCCTTTATAACAAAAACGATAACTGGATTGTACTTTTTTAGGATTTTTTGCTTGCGAATTCCATAATCAAACTTATAATAAATTTATGGAAATAAATCAGCATATAGCAGAATACTATGATGAGTTATATCCAGTAACCGAAGAACAAAAAGTATTTTATGAAAAAGTCATTAACCAATACGAAACACCTGTAAAATTTCTTAGAATAGGGTGCGGAACGGGGACTTTTGAACATAATTTAGCTCGCGAAGGTTCTGATGTAACCGGTATTGAAACTTCACAGGAACTTTTGGACTCTGCAAACCGTAAACGCAGAACGCAACTTATGTCCGTGCGATATTTTCAGATGTCTTATCTGGAAATGACAAGATTTTTGGGCAGAGGATTTTACAATGTAATTTCGATTTTGCATGACAGAATTCTTTTTATTCACGATAAAACTTTGCTCAAAAAATTTTTTTATGATTGCCGTCAACTTGTTTCTCAAAACGGAAAATTGATATTGAGTTTTCCAAATTTCCATCAATATGTGGATTCAAATTTTTCGGAAAAAATAGAGCTTCCTTCAAA
It contains:
- a CDS encoding efflux RND transporter permease subunit produces the protein MTFSEKCVNKPVTTQLLFILAIVLGIFCTTQLPVDMYPDMDLPYMLVYTSYDNAGPEEVEQSVTATLESSLSGVSGLKKIQSRSMAGISFIFLEFNYGTNLDAAGGDVRDKIDMVRNYLPKSANSPVTIKIDPSMIPIMTLALRGERTPEELRALAKDTIKPKLEQIDGIASATISGGRESSINVDIPRDRLEAYGLTISSIAQMIGVQNIQSSGGTITSGDINYTIKNDGKYKTIADLENTVISYKAGSDYALKTIRLRDIADVYEGYKDESTLAYLDGNPCVMITLTKQSGKNSVSAAENVRKQILKLKEELPESIELLETSNTVDVISQTISEVVNSVVQGALLAIAVLFIFLRSVKSTLIVGLSIPLSVLITLICMYLWGISINMISMAGLLLGIGMLVDNSIVVLENIYSYIQRDAKPRVAAVLGSQEMITSIMGSTLTTVCIFLPMLVFKKKLGMMGQMFNDLAYSIIFSLLSSLLVAIALVPVMCSKYVKKVGAKRNESSKFTYGANKILGDFFERLDEKYAKGVTFVLHHKKMCIFSIMGLFVISMVAIKFIGFIFMPAAASNTVTVEFEFPKGTKLSVTEDTLREFENSALKELNGIKYTTVSVGGTSVMSSTSETNKGSVTFSLYEPKDRKSGYESEKTAKSKLRKYFTMYPGVSVQFGTNANRPSKSSGVSVDVKSDDLNKVMSTARQIANLLKEKGSEWVSEVNSELEDGLPQANIIFDRERMQEFGLNIASVGSEISGVISGTTASRFTKNGDDIDVIVRVSEKDRGRLSDLDSISMVTSNGNRIPLSSFAHYEEAKAPVTIYRENQARVIHVTANPVEGLSIADVQRKVEKLIGENVAKEEGVMISYSGDLEDMIDAVKNFGLIIILAAFLVFIVMASQFESILDPFIVILTIPLSFIGVITIYAITRNQLNVVTIMGMLVLVGTIVNNGIVLVDYTNLLRKRGLELEEACVQAARNRLRPILMSTLTTVISLMPMAFFPGEGSSSMQPISLTVFGGMTFGSIMTLFLMPSIYFIFNNRRLKKAAKKAEKQKALEAKIEQNS
- a CDS encoding PG0541 family transporter-associated protein; the protein is MGYLENIRKHAGKLTRLELIFSQALEEDFVAEFKEKKLAARYTKIANVMGAGYSNPRLGDAIWPQLNIMYIIYCSEEEAQKIIEICQSLREKYISEGIACFKSTSEEV
- a CDS encoding class I SAM-dependent methyltransferase, producing MEINQHIAEYYDELYPVTEEQKVFYEKVINQYETPVKFLRIGCGTGTFEHNLAREGSDVTGIETSQELLDSANRKRRTQLMSVRYFQMSYLEMTRFLGRGFYNVISILHDRILFIHDKTLLKKFFYDCRQLVSQNGKLILSFPNFHQYVDSNFSEKIELPSKKSIRAHLQTFVTSNGENFFMEQSLYNGTKEKIEVTKDAPIYLLQWEEVEQFAKEAGFFKVEFYQDFSLKEFTDTSPRVLAVISA